The Lepus europaeus isolate LE1 chromosome 5, mLepTim1.pri, whole genome shotgun sequence genome includes the window AGGCCTTTGGTTTCCCAGCTCGTGGGCCGACTTGGGAGCCAGTGGAAGTGGCTGCTGGGgctgcacatgggtggcaagggggtCGGAGGCCCTGGTGTTCTCCTGGAGTAACCCGGTCTCCCTGCAGGAAGCCACTGGGGGATAAGCGGAGGAGCAGCCATTAGTGCTACAGCAATCTGAACATGAAACCAGATCAACCGTGACCGGCCTCGGAGAAGATTCTGTTACAGCTGTGCTGACGGCAAGTAGATCTCCCCCAAACAAGCAGCCTCACTGGCCTTTGCTGCGAGCCTCTTCCTGTCTACCTCTGGAGTCCCCAGGGGCCTAAACCTGGCCTcccagaggctgggggcaggcagcCCCGCCAGCGGCGATCTGCCTTCTGATGAGGCTCCACGCTAACTCCCCCAAGCGTGGCAATCAAGACACACGGATCCTGGCTGCGGCGCACGTAATCCAAGGATTAAGCAGCTTGGGTTCTGGAATGTAGAACAAAGTGGCAACCAAGCTGACTTCCCTTCTTAATCATGCCTGGCTAAGGCTAATCGCTGAAACCAGTTCCCGTCCCCGAAGTCAGAGACCCGACcgctgcggggggtgggggactgTGGGCTCAGGCTGCAGGCGGGGCCGCCCAGAGAGCTGGAGGATGTTGTTGAAAATGCCCCCCCCAGGCTCTTCCCCAGGCTGGCAAAGGAGACAAACGACCCAGGTGGCGGCCCACGGATGcttcaaaaatttaataaataatgattcttttttaaaactgtataaacTATAAATTACCATGCAGtccttataatttaaaataatttacaggTTGAGGTAGGGAGGGGGCCCAGGAgagtgtggggggcggggggagggggccacGGGCAGCTCAGCCCCTCCGGGAAGCCTTCCTGCTGAGCACGCACACGCAGGCTGTGTCGATGCGGATGAAGCGCCAGGCGGCCTGCTTGTCGTCCGTGGTCAGCGCCTTGACGAACGTGTGAGTCGTGGTGCAGTACGAGTTCCAGTGCTTTGCATCAATGCCGCGGCACCCGCTTTCCACGGGATTGGGGTCTCGGCACTTGGTCTcgaaaaagtactgtttgaacacGCTGTTGTTAATGTTCACCTCCCCCAGCACCTTCACCTCATTGCCCTTGATGTCCGTGGCGGTGGTCTTGTCCCCAACCCACACGCTGATGCTGTCGCACACCGAGaactctcccatgtggaagacgggGTGGGAAGCCGAGCGCTTCCTCCTGTGAGTCCTGTTGGAAGGGGAGCCCACGTCCACCTCCAGGTCCAGCTCCTCAATGTCTACAGCGGCCAGCGGGGGCTGCGTGCTGAACAGCACCCGGGGGGACCGCAGGCGCCGTTTCTTAAAAAGTCTGGGGTCCACGGTGATGTTGCGGGTCTGCCCGGCCACCCGTGCGGCTATGGCCACGGCAGGGGCTGCGCGGGCTCTGCGGAGGGCTGTGTCCAGGGAATGCTGCAGTTTAGTCCAGTGGGCTTGGGGCAGGGCGTGGCCTGCTGGGACATTGCTGTCTGCGTGTGGTTCCGCCTGTATGCCAATCAGTAACGCTGTGATCAGAGTGTAGAACAACATGGACATTACGCTATGCACCTGGAATAAGAAAGAAACCAAGGTCATTCCATGGGGTACCGGGTGTTGTCAAAAGGTTGGCCCAAGAGCCCTCGGAGTTGACTTCCCAAGAGGATCATGGGACGCTGCACTTGGCGAGTCTATGGGTAAGGAACCCCTAGGTGGCATCATTGAAGTGGAGTTGCttgaggcagggcagggggcggtgCCAGCCATAATTACACGGGGACCATAAGCGTGGACCCAAGTTGCCTCTGATAATCTCGTCAATGGTCACCTTATAGACGGGATGGGCTTGGGACAGAGCCCCTGCAATTCACCCGGGGAGCTTGGGGTGCACCTGGCAACATCAGATGGAATCCTCTGAGCTCCTTGGTTGCCAGAGGAGGCAGCTGAGGGAACGGGTGTGTGTGCACCAGGGAggttggggcggggtggggatgaGGCTGACGCCTCTTCCCAGCACTTGTGCCTAGGACATGGCTGTGCCGGTCTCCCCTGGGAAGTCTGAAGATCTGATGGCCCAGCACCCTTGTGCCAAAGCCTCAGCACATCTTGAGTGCCAAAAGCCGCGTGGCTCTAGGACCGTCTAATCCATGTGTCTGTTCAGCCTCCAGCCCACACGTATGCACACGCTACTGTTATGACAGGTTTTCCTGGTGTGAGGTGTTCATATTTTTCAAATGCACTTAATTTCTCATCAGTCTGTGACTTGGGTTGGGATTTGCCATCCTTTCAAAACACATAAGGAACCTGATTCACAGAAAATAGTTAACTAACAGGCCTAAAGTCACCAATAAAAGTGCACTAGAAGTAGCACGCAAAACTCCAGTGCCAGTCTGCCCTTCCACTCGCCCTCCCTTCCGCCTGCCCTCCCTTTACGCTTCTATTCTTAAACAggtcttctcttttattttttttcaatatttttatttatttatttgacaggtagagttacagacagtaagagagagagagagagacagagagaaaggtcttccttccattggttcactccccaaatggccaccacggctggagctatgccgatctgaagccaggagccaggtgcttcctcctggtctcccatgcgagtgcaggggcccaagcacttgggccatcctccactgccttcccgggccacagcagagagctggcctggaagaggagcaaccaggactagaacccggcacccatatgggatgccagcgccgcaggcagaggattaaccaagtgagccacagcgccggcccctatttttctTACGTGAGGATAGACCAAGTAGCATGAACCTATCTGGCCCCAGGAGGGCTTCCCAGTGCACTGCAGGCGCAGTTTTCTGAGCCTTTCAAGTCATCCTgacagctgctctgctcctggggACCCTTCAGCTTCTTCTGCTGGGCTCCTGTTcccagctgcaggcccagggccaATGTCACCTCCTCTGTGAAGCTCTCCTAGACCTCCTTGGTAGGATTAAATGCACAACCCTGTCCTttcttccatctctctttctcaaccTCATGGGTCCTTCTCTCCTAGTCTGGCACCACAGATGCTACCTATGCTCAGACCCCTCCAGTCAAAAGTGGCATCTttccccggccggcgccgtggctcaacaggctaatcctccgccttgtggcgccggcacaccgggttctagtcccggtcggggctccggattctgtcctggttgcccctcttccaggccagctctctgctgtggcctgggagtgcagtggaggatgccccaagtccttgggccctgcacccacatgggagaccaggataagcacctggctcctgccttcggatcagcacggtgcgctggccgcagcggccattggagggtgaaccaacggccaaggaagacctttctctctgtctctctctctctcactgtccactctgcctgtcaaaaaaataaaaaagtggcaTCTTTCCATTCTGCCCTTCAGAACAGAATACGCATGGGTGTTTCTCTCCTACTAAGTCAGTAAGCAGAACTCTGCGTTGGGTCTGGGGTTAGCAAACCTTTGGGTACCTAACTTGACGGCTTGTTAGCAGAAGAAAGTCGCTTACTTCCTTCAAGCCCTGGTTCCCTCTTTGATAGAATGTGGGCAACCAATGCTGTGTCCCATGTGTTAGGACAAAGTAGATGCTCACAAAACCTGCTGATTTGGAGTCACTGCAGTCTCCCTGCGGATTTGGTCTTCAGTTCTATCGCTGCTTCTGTCCTGACTGAGCACCGTCACCCACGTCTTTTCCTAGCGGAAGTTTTCCCTTTCTCCACCCTCTTTCAAAGCTGTTATTGGAGCCTGTCTCCCcgcaggctgggggagggcctGGAGGGCAGAGCCAAGTCTCATGCGCCACCCTCGCTGTCGCTGGTTGCTCCAGCCCTCGGCATGCACCTCGGCATCCGAGGCACTGTGTGCATCACCCCACGGTCTCTCCTGTTGCTGGGGTTCACAGTCGCCTGAGAGAGCttcaggagctgggtgctttgCAGCTCAGTATTCCTGGGGCCACGTGCAGTGTCTGGCAGGTACCAGGCCCTCGAAACATGTAAGGAGATTGAACCAAAGCATACATGGGGCAGCCAGAGAAGCTCGCCCCGTCTTCTCTCCCCCGTGGCGCAGACTTTGTGCATATGGCTACTTGCTTCTTTTCCCATGTGCTCGAAAGCAACACATTCTCCTCCTCAATACTCAACTTCCATTCGGCTGGAAAAACTCAGCTCTTTGGTGAGATACCAAGGAGGAGACCACCGAATTCTTTTCTCTTCAGTTACTCTGAAgcaaatttcttttctctctatttttttacaggttttatttatttagttgaaaggcaaagtcacagagaagcagaggcagagacacagagagaggtcttccatccgctgcttctttccccaaatggccacaatggccagagctgcactgatccgaagtcaggagccaggagcttcttctgggtctcccgtgcaggtgcagaggcccaaggacttgagccatcttctgctgctttcccaggtgcatgagcagggggctgggttggaagtggagcagctgggactggaactggcatccagaCGGGATGGCAGCGGCTtggccttctatgccacagcaccgcccctgaAGCGTATTTCTATTGGCTCCAATTCACCATCCCACCATGCACAGGAGGTGGTAGCACAGCTGAGCTTCAAGCACCGCTGGTTCTGGTGACCGATGATCTTGCAAATTGGTGTCCAGCTGGTGGCTAACTGAAGccttttcctcttttcctatTTCATTTCTGTCTCCTCAGTACACAATATCTCTCATCAGATGAATTGAAGGAGAAGAGACAAAACCAAAATTCATCTCTTTTACCTCAAGGAGTAACGATGATTAGAATTTGGATAGAGAAATGAGAAGAGTTGCCTAACTCTTAGAGTTTCGGTAGAAATTAGGGACACGCTGCCCCTGttccgttgcttcactccacAGCACCTCCCTCGGTGAGCTCATCCTCTTCTCTGGAGCTGATTGAAACTCCTGGGCCGGGAAGCCCACACCTGTGGCTCTCGGTCTCCAGCGGCCTGCGGGCACCTCTCCGTGGACGCTGGCGTTTCAGATGGAAGGCATCCCGAACAAAAATTTGCATCCTCGGCGTCCACATCAGCTCTCCCGCTTCCACCTTCCACTCCACAGCAGCGCCCGGTTCTGGCCACTTGATGAGTTACGGAGCAGAGCAGTTCCAGGACTCCTCCCCGTGCGGATGGTCTCTCCCATCCTCCTGGATGAGGTTTTCCACATGTCTCTTCTGTGGCTGGGACCGTGAGTCCTCCTCCCGCAGTTCTGAGCCGACCTCCCGCCCAGACTCTGCTCTTCCCTGCCTGGCCCCActgctgctcctcccagcccTTGGGTTTTGCTGTAGCAGCGGCTCTGGAAACTGTAGTTTCCTTCCCATGCTGCCCGCTGTGCCTCTCCTGCGGGCCCGGGAACAGTCTCCCAGCCAATGCGCTGGCCTCTCTTCctacccctggctgctccacgtggcCTCTCAAAGCCCTGCTCTGTTTCCAGCCCGGGCTCCAGGGAGCCAGTGGGGACTGCTCAGCCTGGCCGTCGGGcccacctcctactcccctcACATAGTTGTCATTCCAGACACAGGGAATtcctccagggccctgcctgctccGTGCCTCCCCACAGCTGCCCTCTCTTCAAACCCTTCTTAGGAGGCTTGTCCCCTTCCCTGCCCGCCACGGGCCTTGTCTGCTCTGCAGGTTGGAATCCCTCCTGCTGTCTGTCAACACCCAGCTTCCCTGCCACCTCCACTGGGGACCTGCCTCCGATTCCAAGGCGCCAGACCCATCCTTCTCCACCTCTTCAAGCATCTCCATTCTGTCCTCTATGGCGGCAGCATTCTCTTCTCGCCCTCCCCGCTGGAGGACAGAGTCGTGGCGCACAGACAAGTGTCCCACTCATCGTCATTGCCTCGTGACCCACACTACAAGGTGGCCCCAGCTCCAAGAATCAGTGAGCGTGGAGACCAGCTCCCTTCCTGCCGCGTTCCTGAATGTCTCCAGCTGAGCAAGGACGTTGGGGACATCTTCCAGTTCCGGCTTTCTTTGATTTCTAGCAGTTGTAAGGTTTGCTAGGCTGCCTAGCTCTGCTCCTTCTCCTTCACCCAGCTCACAAGGCTgcctcttcaaggccagcacgACTTCTGAAGTCACTGTCAAGCTACACAGGGCACTGTGTCACAGGGCACTCAGCCACAACAGAGGTTGGCATTACACAGGGGAATCACTCACAGAGACCTGAAAATGACTCAGCTCCATCTCCCATTCGGGTTTTAGAGgaaaaggtatttaaaaaaaatataggtGCACTCCTATATTCTTTCCAAACTTATAAAGAGCTTCTCAGTAAAAGTCATCAGATTGAAGAAGAACGAATGAAACAGGCATGTTTTCTACTCTAGTGAAACAAGGCAGTTTGGAAAAGAACGTTCTCCCCCTGATGAGAATGAACTGGCGATGGGGCAGAGGGGTGAgcggttatttatttatttgaagccttGCTCCTgagtggatggcagctctctgcatggcttccctgagcagagctggggaagggGCACGTAGGGGGCTCACGTGAAGGAACACGTTCTGCGTCATGGGCAATCGTGCTGTATTCACGCTGCTCCTCCCCAGGAGGGAAGACGAATGACTAAGAACAGGACGCCCAGTCAGGATGGCTTTCAGTCCAGCTGCCGGGGGGCCACCCAGCGCTCCTTCCCCCTCCCAAGCAGCGGCACGGCCTGCGGATTTCCTGTGATGCACACACTTCGTTAACAAGAGATCATTCCTGCGCTGGCTGGGCGATCttcacacagctctggccttgtgtGACTAGGTGACGAAGCTGCTGGACAGAGCTAGGCTGGAATATTTGTGGCTAGGAGGGCTGATGCTCTTGGGAGACTTGGCAACCTTGTCTGTGCAGACGCTTGTACAGGCAGTAAGGTAGCTTCGGCCTTACAGAGAGACAAGTCAAGAGCTGTCTGTGACGCTGGGGCCAGAGACTGCATCAGTGCAGTGAGGTCACTGACTGTTGGCGAGAGGAAATTCTTGTGGCCAAGGCAatgcagctcctcctcctccatggcactggccactgaAAGTGGGTCAAGGGTCATCCTTGCCTTACTCTTGGCCTCTGCCCGTGATGTAAACTGGCTGCTGTTTTCAGTTGTAAAGAATCAGACACTCCTGACTGCTGGAGGCTGCACGCAGTGTGATCGGACTTTGGTGGCTTCCCAGTTCCCCAGGGAGGTATCTCAGAGGTGTTCTGGGCTGAGCAGAGAGACGTATTAAAGGGCTAAAACCCAGGGCCTCTGCCAGCATTGCCCGGACAGGATTTCTGGGAGGACGTGTTGTCTGCAAGGAACACCAGAGATTAAAGTCTAGAGGTTCTCttgctgctggtgctgtggcgcagcaggttaatcctgagcctgcggcaccggcattcctTATAGGCATTGGTtttagtgctggctgctcctcttctgattcaactctcagttatggcctgggaaagcagtggaagatggcccaagtccttgggcccctgcacccgtatgggagacccagaagaagctccaggctcctggcttgggatcagctcagctccaccccagctgttgcggccatctggggagtgaaccagcagatggaagtcctctttctctgtctctccctctctctttgtaactctacctctcaaataaataaatttttttttaaaaaggtccaGAGGTTCTCAAACTTTAGGGCTTCAGAATCCCCTGGAGAGTCTGTCCAACTGCAGACTGCTGGGCTCCACCCCAGAATCTGTGTTCGTAGGTCTGCTGGGGAGGGGAATGCGAATCCCCTTTCCAGGGGGTGGTGTTGCTGCTGGTCTGGGGGCTGTAACTTTACAGAGGACAGACATGAGCCTTGCAGGACTACATGGCGGGGGTCATGCAGCTGGAGTCTGTCGGGGTCAGCTAGACACTGCTGTGTGCCTCCACCTCTTATCAGCTCCGGGTAGCTGATAGGACATGGTGTGTGTTGTCTCCACTCCCAACACCAAACTGAAATTGCTGTTCGCTACACTGTGAGTTTTGCCTTCCTGAGCTCACACATCCAGATGCTAAGGAACATTTCCATGTTCACTGCTTTTACATCTAGTTCATCAGGTTGCTAGGTAACACGTAGACGTGATCCCCAAGTACGGAAATGTCCATGATGGAAATAcatggccacagtgcaccagccacaggagAGAGGACCTGTGAGATTACTGGTCTCCCCCGGGACAGGGGTGCATGACTGTGTGAATGGGAACAGAAGCCACTGGTCCCAGTGTTTGGATCTTCAAATGAACGAGGGAAAAATGATGATCACTGGGAAGGTTTCCACAGGATTTGGTCCCAAACTCAAGCAGATATTTCATTCTCAAATTCACAGGGTAAGGATACTGAGAGGGTAGAACTTGACCCAGTGATGGGACTGGGAGGTGGGCCCACTGAGAGGTCCTGAGGCCACTGGGGACAAGCCCAAGGAGGACAGTTCTCTTAGGGCTGGAGGTGAAACCCAGCTGGggtgtctctccccccccccccgcccttgcTGGCCATGTGGCCCTCCCTCTGTGTGCCCTTTGCCAATGtcctcctccagcctcaccagTTGGCAGAATCAGTGGAGCTCACCCAGTCTTGAACTGTGAACCGGCACAACTGCAAACCAAAAGAAACCTTCTTCCTTCACAAGTACATTCTTTCGGGGATTTCATTTTAGTGACAATAAGTGGACTGATACGATCTTTATTGCTTAGTGGACATAACTGTCCAGCTACTCGTCACCACAAACCTGGGGCGTAGGCCACACTAtttccattctacagatgaggaaacagagaaaaatcacCTGGAACACGGGCATATCCCTAGTAGAAGTGGAACTCAGAGCCTGGCCTGCCAGTGTCCAGCCTATAGCTCTTCTCCATGCCTCTGCACTGGTCAAGGGCATAAGTGTGACCACGGAGCTTCCATCTGACAAGGTCACCTGCTCAGGCAGCCAGGAGAGCTGGGTGGAGGGCCTGACTGATGCTGTTTCTCTATTTGAGGCCCTAGGTCCTGGTGCTTTAAAAGTAGCACAGCTCAGGCTCTTGATACGTTTCTGAAAGCTGTGGCATCAGCCTGCAAACGTGAGCAACTTCCTCTCCCCGGAAGCCCAGGAATTCCACACTGGCACACCACTCAGAGCCTCGCCAGAGCCCTGCTGGTCAGTGGGTCCGACCCCTTCCTCAGCTGGCAGCTCATTTCCAGCTGTCCTCTCTCTTTGGGTCCCACCACTGGcagccccagagctgggaaccTCAGGGAAGCAGGTTGTCCCGTACGTGCTTACCTCAGCGTGGCCAGGACAGAAAGCTGCTCCCTTGGAAAAGCCGTTATTGGGCCCGGACGCTGAGCTGAGCTTGGGTCCAGCATGCCATCCAGCCCCCTGGACTGCACGATCACAGGCCAGAACTCTGTGGAAGGGAGAGGTGGCATTAGATGGGTTCGTCTACCACACACCCCAGCAGATGGTTACTGTGTCCTAGGCAGCGGGGAGGGATGTACCAACACGACAGATCCTATTTCCCTGAGTTCTGGGATTTCATCAGCAGCGGGGCCCAGGAAGGAACCAGAATCCAGTTAGTGACATTGTGAGGGGTCTGACCTTACAAGGACTTCCAGTGGCACATGACTCGCCCTCTTGTGCcaaagctcttggtttcagcccgGACACAGCCCATGGCTGATCCTATAACAGGTGTGGGTACTTCCAGATCCACACCAACGTCCTGTTCCAGCAGAACCCAACCTACCACCGAGGGGAAAATCATTCTGTACATTACACAAAAGCAGATGTGGCCGACCCAACTCTGGAGAAGCCCAACTAGGACCAGTCATACAGAAGAAAAAGCCCAGGCGATTCAGAACAAATTGGTGCTTTGGTGAAAATCTAGATGAGTGACAGGGGCAAAGAAGACAACCCGAGCACTGGGCACACAGCAGGCGGCTCTACAGAACCTGAATGTTAGAGTACCGTGCTAGGAATCAAATGTTAGGAACTGAAAGCTTGGAGATGATGCAATGAGAAAAAAAGTACTATCGATTTTGGGTTGCAGTTTCTAGAAACAATGGAAGCTTTTTATTCTCTCACTTCTATAcacctgagcacctactatgtgccgaGCCCTGTTCTTGGTGCTGGGGACATAGCAGTGAGTGAGAGCGACTCTCATAGAGCTCATAGACTTGTGTAGATGAACTGTATCTTCAGACTCTTTATATGCCACAGAGGAAGTAAGCAGGGTGTGATgacccaggggacagcagggtgTACAGAGAAGCCACAGGTGACAGATGGTCAGCGAGAGCTCCCTCAGGAAGCAGCCTTCAAGCTGAGATCTGAAGGATGAGAAGGgagagaacattctagaaagCAAGAAAAGTCAGTGCAAAGGTGCTGAGGTAGAAACAAGCCAGTTTCTGAGCATCAAAGGAAGAGACCTTGGAACACACAGGAGAAGTGGAAAGGACCACAGCTACCGGGACACAGCAGGGAGCTCCGGTTTCACCCTCAAGGCAACAGGAAGGCAGCGACGCTATAAGCAGGACGGTGAGCTGGCATActttatgaatgaatgaactatGTGCATTGTGGAATTTGTTGTAGAGTGGGGTATTCCGCCACCCGGAACAGTTCTAGAATGGCACGCTTGTGCTTCCTGTCTCCTGGACCCCTCATCCCCATCGTGTCTGTTTCCAGTATGGACGCGCAGCACGTGTCTTCCTTCAGCCTGCTCGCATCTTGTGCCACAGAAGCAAATGTGAGAGCAGGCCCTGTGGTTCCCCAAACCTCCCATCACACAGAGCAGCTGCAGACCTGGGGCGGGTGCTGCAGGGGCCTCTGTAGTTACCCTCCTGCACCAGAAGTCAGGAAACTAAGGCCTGGATGTTTGCATTCCTCTTCCCACAACTCGAAATACTCTCTTTGCCTCCAAAAGTGCCAGGAAAACCTTCCAGTACTCAACTGGAGTTCGGGCCGCAATGCAAACTTCCACAAACACTCTTTACCAAGGTTCGAGTCTGCAGTAAAGAGCGCTGTCATGTCCCCCAGGTAGGAGGTGGGTGTTGTCCGGCAGCTCATGGGGAAGAGGAGCTCACCTGTTTCACAAACCCTTCATCTGGGTGTGTGACAGGTCACCGGCCCGGGGCCCACAGACCTGCACCCTGATCCCATTCACACTG containing:
- the NGF gene encoding beta-nerve growth factor, translated to MSMLFYTLITALLIGIQAEPHADSNVPAGHALPQAHWTKLQHSLDTALRRARAAPAVAIAARVAGQTRNITVDPRLFKKRRLRSPRVLFSTQPPLAAVDIEELDLEVDVGSPSNRTHRRKRSASHPVFHMGEFSVCDSISVWVGDKTTATDIKGNEVKVLGEVNINNSVFKQYFFETKCRDPNPVESGCRGIDAKHWNSYCTTTHTFVKALTTDDKQAAWRFIRIDTACVCVLSRKASRRG